A single genomic interval of Rosistilla ulvae harbors:
- the bshB1 gene encoding bacillithiol biosynthesis deacetylase BshB1 has product MIDNVPKLDALVIAPHPDDAELGMGGAILKMLSEGWKVGVLDLTSGEPTPFGSPETRRQETAAATETLGLTWRHNAGLPNRSLEPTLAARELIAGIFRLTKPRWLFAPYWEDAHPDHTAATALVEAARFWAKLSKTEMPGEPYHPERIFYYYCVHLKLTPQPDFILDISDQWETKRKSIEAYQSQFVVGRSTDPPTFMDRMRDEAAYWGKAIGSRYGEPFASREPIALRSMRELF; this is encoded by the coding sequence ATGATCGATAACGTTCCCAAACTCGACGCCTTGGTGATCGCCCCGCACCCCGACGATGCCGAACTGGGGATGGGGGGGGCCATTTTGAAGATGTTGTCCGAGGGCTGGAAGGTCGGCGTGTTGGACCTGACCTCGGGCGAGCCCACCCCTTTTGGTTCGCCTGAAACGCGGCGCCAAGAAACCGCGGCGGCGACCGAGACGCTTGGCCTCACATGGCGTCATAACGCCGGACTCCCCAATCGCTCGTTGGAACCAACCCTGGCAGCCCGCGAACTGATCGCCGGAATCTTCCGTTTGACCAAGCCGCGGTGGCTGTTTGCGCCCTACTGGGAAGATGCTCACCCCGACCACACCGCCGCGACGGCGCTGGTCGAAGCGGCCCGCTTTTGGGCCAAGCTCAGCAAGACCGAGATGCCGGGCGAACCCTATCATCCCGAGCGGATCTTTTACTACTACTGCGTTCATTTAAAACTCACCCCGCAGCCCGATTTCATTCTCGACATCTCCGATCAATGGGAGACGAAACGGAAATCGATCGAAGCGTATCAGAGCCAATTTGTGGTCGGCCGCAGCACCGATCCACCCACATTTATGGACCGCATGCGCGACGAAGCCGCCTACTGGGGCAAAGCGATCGGCAGCCGCTACGGCGAACCGTTTGCCAGCCGCGAACCGATCGCGCTGCGATCGATGCGAGAACTGTTCTAG
- a CDS encoding DegT/DnrJ/EryC1/StrS family aminotransferase codes for MPHVATADPLPLPTWPPTSPAIVDSIRQAAESGDWGKYAAQASLSLADRLASRFAVEHVRLCASGTAAVELALRAVQVRPDSEVILAGYDYPGNIRAIEAVGAKPVIVDTEPGRWVIDADLVEQAIGESTTAILASHLYGDLFDAKRLRELADQRGIALVEDACQVHGASLTGKPAGSWGHVGVLSFGASKLMTSGCGGALLSSNDRIAQRATLAAGRPSGIAPLSGLQAAALLPQLATLDDWNAQRRTAVARLKQLLVGSRIWQFAEAMPYESETTYFKAAWFLPVGVSRDSVIAAGLAAGIPLGTGFNGFLRRARRRYRTVGDLSQSETCNDRSVVMDHRVLLADLDVIDTIAERLLAIERDLESKADA; via the coding sequence ATGCCGCACGTCGCTACCGCCGATCCGCTGCCGCTCCCCACCTGGCCCCCAACCAGTCCCGCAATCGTCGATTCGATCCGGCAAGCAGCCGAATCAGGGGACTGGGGGAAATACGCAGCACAGGCATCCCTTTCTCTCGCCGATCGGTTGGCCTCGCGGTTCGCTGTGGAGCACGTTCGGCTGTGCGCCAGCGGTACCGCAGCGGTCGAATTGGCGCTGCGAGCGGTTCAGGTCCGTCCCGATTCGGAAGTCATCCTCGCCGGCTACGACTATCCCGGAAATATTCGAGCGATCGAGGCGGTGGGAGCCAAACCGGTGATCGTCGATACCGAACCAGGGCGATGGGTGATCGATGCCGATCTGGTCGAACAAGCGATCGGCGAATCGACGACAGCAATTCTCGCTTCCCATCTTTATGGCGACTTGTTTGACGCCAAGCGGCTGCGGGAGCTGGCCGATCAGCGGGGGATCGCGCTCGTCGAAGATGCCTGCCAAGTGCATGGTGCCTCGCTGACGGGGAAGCCCGCTGGATCGTGGGGGCATGTCGGAGTGCTCAGTTTCGGCGCGTCGAAGCTGATGACCAGCGGATGCGGCGGGGCGTTGCTGAGCTCCAACGACCGGATCGCCCAGCGAGCGACACTGGCAGCCGGGCGGCCAAGTGGTATCGCTCCGCTAAGTGGCCTGCAGGCAGCAGCCTTACTGCCCCAACTGGCGACTCTGGACGATTGGAATGCGCAGCGGAGGACCGCGGTCGCACGGCTGAAGCAACTCCTGGTGGGAAGCCGAATCTGGCAATTTGCGGAAGCGATGCCCTACGAATCGGAGACCACCTATTTTAAGGCCGCTTGGTTTCTGCCGGTTGGCGTCTCCCGGGATTCGGTGATTGCGGCGGGACTGGCCGCAGGGATTCCGTTGGGGACAGGCTTCAACGGTTTCCTTCGCCGAGCCCGCCGCCGCTACCGGACAGTTGGTGATTTGTCGCAAAGCGAAACCTGTAACGACCGCAGCGTCGTGATGGACCACCGCGTCCTACTGGCGGATCTCGACGTGATCGACACCATCGCCGAACGGTTGCTAGCGATCGAGCGAGATCTTGAATCGAAGGCGGACGCCTGA
- the secD gene encoding protein translocase subunit SecD — MLDLNVIETLLAQAEPGKLGTQIGIIAIMLAVLIVPFVLGALLAKSFRMPNYGTRIGVVLFAIIASAVTLTFGQLKYGVDLKGGTILVYEIDPTAGGGENEDASSRVTAEELVGALTERINPSGTQEIVIRPYGDRQIEIIVPNVEESGVNEIKDKVQTAGMLRFAIVANERDHLGLIETVRAAGPTINDVVKDEAGEVIGRWVKVDRENEEVLGGLRPLRVDVSGDIIRDSRTGTLLSPQGLQGENGLVKWLSQNGIEDIDVLMRIEKEFDITGEDLAIVASDHDGQGNPAVRFTLNAAGKQRFYVLTLNNSPDGSFLRRLGIVLDDKLLSAPVIRSPINGDGQITGNFTRSEVDFLVGILRAGRLPAALSKQPISENQIGSTLGDDTINKGIMSIGSAFVLVLAFIAIYYGFAGRIACIALLLNLAMILAMMILINQPATLPGLAGLVLTVGMSVDANVLIFERIREELKRGAAPRMAIRNGFGRATTTIVDANLTTLITAIVLYAIGTDQIRGFAVALILGILFSMFTAIYVSRTFFDIAERWGKANLSMFDFITSIRSALTGDKDFDFIGKRVPAFVLSGILLVAGIIALSYRGGSIFDIDFAGGTSVTFWLQEEADADEVRKVVEASLNTDPESKIQFSLNRVDMAGMKNRVFAIYTSVEDVDDLKHRIRDGFESAEGLGLVTFETAITEGDAEAAPEAEQTGQNQPKQDSLIRTVAYRPQDEADAKEETSTADSDSDETAEAPATENSEQASISAAEDRPKVESTSRTISLGVAGGDQNDAKINHDALVAAVVKAAAAGEIPLQEEGIRVAPQGSGSEDWTNESNMGFAQWKIDLDLPQAQAVAVLDGLKSELDAGPVWLSSSKVGSRVAGDMTRRAIAAMLASLVFIVGYIWFRFQRVAFGLAAVVALLHDVLITLGAIAVSFWVARYLGFLLIDEFRISLAVVAALLTIIGYSLNDTIVVFDRIREVRGKSPKLTAEMVNTSINQTLSRTLLTSMTTLIVVVLLYIFGGEGIHSFAFALTIGVVVGTYSSIFIASPALLWFFNRTEAEAAR; from the coding sequence ATGTTGGATCTAAACGTGATTGAAACTCTTTTAGCACAAGCCGAACCCGGCAAGTTAGGCACGCAGATCGGTATCATTGCGATCATGTTGGCCGTTTTGATCGTTCCCTTTGTCTTGGGAGCCCTGTTGGCCAAAAGCTTTCGAATGCCCAACTATGGGACTCGAATCGGGGTCGTGTTGTTTGCGATCATCGCTTCGGCGGTCACGCTGACGTTTGGCCAACTGAAATATGGTGTCGACCTCAAGGGAGGAACGATCCTGGTCTACGAGATCGATCCAACCGCTGGTGGCGGCGAAAACGAAGACGCTTCGTCACGCGTCACGGCTGAAGAATTGGTCGGCGCGTTGACCGAGCGGATCAACCCTAGCGGCACCCAAGAGATCGTGATCCGCCCCTATGGCGATCGCCAAATCGAAATCATCGTTCCCAACGTCGAAGAATCGGGCGTTAATGAAATCAAGGACAAAGTGCAAACCGCCGGCATGTTGCGGTTTGCGATCGTGGCGAACGAACGCGACCACCTGGGTTTGATCGAAACCGTCCGCGCGGCTGGCCCAACGATCAACGATGTTGTCAAGGATGAAGCTGGCGAAGTGATCGGCCGCTGGGTTAAAGTCGATCGCGAGAACGAGGAGGTTCTAGGCGGCTTGCGTCCGTTGCGCGTCGATGTCTCTGGCGACATCATTCGCGATTCGCGAACTGGAACCCTGCTGTCGCCACAAGGCTTGCAGGGGGAAAACGGTCTCGTCAAATGGCTCAGCCAAAACGGAATCGAGGACATCGACGTCCTGATGCGAATTGAAAAAGAGTTCGACATCACGGGTGAAGATCTGGCGATCGTTGCCAGCGATCACGACGGGCAAGGAAATCCTGCGGTTCGTTTCACTTTGAACGCCGCTGGAAAACAACGCTTTTACGTGTTGACCCTGAACAACTCGCCCGACGGTTCGTTCCTGCGACGCTTGGGCATCGTATTGGACGACAAATTGCTGTCGGCTCCCGTGATCCGGTCGCCGATTAATGGCGATGGTCAGATCACTGGAAACTTCACGCGTTCGGAGGTCGATTTCTTGGTCGGCATCCTGCGTGCGGGACGTTTGCCAGCGGCACTCAGCAAGCAACCGATCAGCGAAAACCAAATCGGATCGACTCTGGGCGACGACACGATCAACAAGGGGATCATGTCGATTGGATCGGCTTTCGTCTTGGTACTGGCTTTCATCGCGATCTACTACGGCTTTGCCGGTCGCATTGCCTGCATCGCGCTGCTTTTGAATCTGGCGATGATTTTGGCCATGATGATTCTGATCAACCAACCGGCGACACTACCTGGTTTGGCCGGTCTTGTGTTGACCGTCGGTATGTCGGTCGACGCGAACGTCTTGATCTTTGAACGCATCCGCGAGGAATTAAAACGCGGGGCGGCTCCGCGGATGGCGATTCGCAACGGTTTTGGCCGCGCGACAACAACGATCGTCGACGCGAACTTGACCACCTTGATCACCGCTATCGTTTTGTACGCAATCGGTACCGACCAGATCCGGGGCTTCGCCGTCGCCCTGATATTGGGCATTCTGTTTAGTATGTTCACGGCGATTTACGTTTCACGAACGTTCTTCGATATCGCGGAACGCTGGGGAAAAGCGAATCTGTCGATGTTCGACTTCATCACATCGATTCGAAGCGCACTGACCGGCGACAAGGACTTCGATTTCATCGGCAAACGAGTCCCTGCGTTCGTGCTTTCGGGAATTTTGCTCGTCGCTGGTATCATCGCCCTGTCCTATCGCGGCGGTTCGATTTTCGATATCGATTTCGCTGGTGGAACCTCGGTGACATTCTGGTTGCAAGAAGAAGCGGACGCCGACGAGGTGCGAAAGGTTGTCGAAGCCAGCCTGAATACCGACCCCGAATCGAAGATTCAATTTTCTTTGAACCGCGTCGACATGGCGGGAATGAAAAACCGCGTCTTTGCGATCTACACCTCGGTTGAAGACGTCGACGATTTGAAGCACCGAATCCGCGATGGTTTTGAGTCCGCCGAAGGTCTTGGCTTGGTCACCTTTGAAACCGCCATCACCGAAGGGGATGCAGAGGCTGCACCGGAAGCCGAGCAGACCGGACAAAACCAACCGAAACAAGATTCGCTGATTCGCACGGTCGCCTATCGCCCGCAAGACGAGGCGGATGCGAAGGAAGAGACCTCGACAGCCGATTCGGACTCGGACGAAACCGCAGAAGCACCAGCAACCGAGAATAGCGAACAAGCGTCGATTTCCGCCGCCGAAGATCGGCCTAAGGTTGAATCGACATCGCGAACAATCTCGCTGGGCGTTGCTGGTGGAGACCAGAACGATGCGAAGATCAATCACGACGCATTGGTCGCTGCGGTTGTCAAAGCTGCCGCTGCGGGAGAGATTCCGTTGCAAGAAGAAGGAATCCGTGTCGCACCACAAGGATCCGGAAGCGAAGACTGGACCAACGAATCGAACATGGGCTTTGCCCAATGGAAGATCGATCTGGACCTGCCCCAAGCTCAAGCCGTGGCGGTCCTCGATGGCCTGAAATCGGAACTCGACGCGGGACCAGTTTGGTTGTCGTCGAGCAAGGTTGGAAGCCGTGTGGCTGGTGACATGACCCGCCGTGCGATCGCTGCGATGTTGGCCAGTTTGGTGTTTATCGTCGGATACATCTGGTTCCGATTCCAACGCGTTGCCTTTGGCTTGGCCGCCGTCGTCGCATTGTTGCACGATGTCTTGATCACCTTAGGGGCGATCGCCGTCAGCTTCTGGGTTGCCCGCTATCTCGGATTCCTGCTGATCGATGAATTCCGAATCAGCCTGGCTGTTGTCGCCGCGTTGTTGACGATCATCGGTTATTCATTGAACGATACGATCGTCGTCTTCGACCGTATTCGCGAAGTCCGGGGCAAGAGTCCTAAACTGACTGCGGAAATGGTCAACACCAGCATCAACCAAACGCTCAGTCGTACGTTGCTGACATCGATGACGACGCTGATCGTGGTTGTCCTGTTGTACATCTTTGGCGGTGAAGGAATTCACAGCTTTGCCTTCGCCCTAACCATCGGCGTGGTCGTTGGTACGTACAGCTCGATCTTTATCGCGTCGCCAGCGTTGCTGTGGTTTTTCAACCGCACCGAAGCAGAAGCGGCTCGTTAA
- a CDS encoding carbon storage regulator: MLVLSRKEGERLVIGDNITITINRISGNRVTIGVDAPREVRIVRGELTVFEEEPKVEAESLGSCAMPAMDLVHSARNRVSVYAKEER, translated from the coding sequence ATGTTAGTTTTAAGTCGAAAAGAAGGCGAGCGTTTGGTTATCGGTGACAACATCACAATCACCATCAATCGAATCTCTGGCAACCGCGTCACGATCGGCGTCGATGCCCCTCGCGAAGTTCGCATCGTTCGTGGCGAACTGACGGTTTTCGAGGAAGAACCCAAGGTCGAAGCTGAATCGCTCGGCTCGTGTGCCATGCCAGCAATGGACCTGGTCCATTCGGCTCGCAACCGCGTCTCGGTGTACGCCAAGGAAGAACGTTAA
- a CDS encoding SMI1/KNR4 family protein, producing MTHSTAPTNESNHWCSALRDRYRFALPADLEDWFSREVWLKDRGGEFDQPVSPTELLSESPDFIWPGFMLPDSLPLLGNRYGDWLCLRIGPDNSASEVIHWYHGGGDWMPWGETLAEAVAFDNLRRRLPGRRQYYANVAAEFDQHLGADTIPGWAAKHLPEPVARLLLDPPEAPIELDGLADLLIDHGVAQTAVHGECALAALDSLLRQKLEPWVARELGIHWDQDAIRWLFDNDLTPPSVLDRLAKEFQCDSDELCGQDWDTAVVHASAVAAKRGDLGWANDILGWSEERAGRPEAAITAYLQALHCSSFADQSVRFRTHWYRESEGKFAAARLQDLHAHWNAEVQHDPYLRLFRESKDQGLRSRVTNHWMRIGERAASDGRWADAYDGYYRAGWDMGCDDLHVYEDLLSKLAEAAERSGQVSRAELARTHLACLINRLR from the coding sequence TTGACCCACTCTACCGCTCCGACAAACGAATCGAACCACTGGTGTTCGGCATTGCGAGATCGCTATCGGTTTGCGCTTCCCGCCGACCTGGAAGATTGGTTTAGCCGCGAGGTCTGGTTGAAAGATCGGGGGGGCGAATTCGACCAACCCGTTTCACCAACGGAGCTGTTGTCCGAGAGCCCCGACTTTATCTGGCCCGGGTTCATGCTTCCCGACTCCTTGCCGCTGCTAGGGAACCGCTATGGCGATTGGCTATGCCTTCGCATCGGTCCCGACAATTCTGCGTCGGAAGTGATCCATTGGTACCACGGCGGCGGCGACTGGATGCCGTGGGGTGAAACGTTAGCCGAGGCAGTAGCGTTTGACAACCTTCGCCGTCGACTGCCAGGACGTCGGCAGTATTATGCCAATGTCGCCGCGGAATTCGATCAACATTTGGGGGCGGATACCATCCCTGGCTGGGCGGCCAAACACCTGCCGGAACCTGTCGCCCGTCTGTTGTTGGATCCCCCAGAAGCCCCAATCGAGCTCGATGGACTTGCCGATTTATTGATCGACCACGGCGTTGCCCAAACAGCCGTGCATGGGGAATGTGCGCTGGCAGCTTTGGATAGCCTGCTGCGGCAAAAACTGGAACCCTGGGTCGCGCGTGAATTGGGGATCCACTGGGATCAGGATGCGATCCGGTGGTTGTTCGACAACGATTTGACCCCGCCATCGGTTCTTGATCGACTTGCGAAAGAGTTTCAATGCGATAGCGATGAGCTATGCGGTCAGGACTGGGACACAGCGGTCGTGCACGCGTCGGCTGTCGCGGCCAAGCGAGGTGATCTGGGCTGGGCAAACGACATCCTGGGGTGGTCCGAGGAACGCGCCGGGCGCCCCGAAGCTGCGATCACGGCCTACCTTCAAGCGCTCCATTGCTCGTCGTTTGCCGACCAATCGGTACGTTTTCGAACACATTGGTACCGCGAGTCCGAAGGCAAGTTTGCCGCCGCCCGTTTGCAAGACCTCCACGCTCACTGGAATGCCGAAGTACAGCACGATCCCTACTTGCGACTGTTCCGCGAAAGCAAGGACCAGGGGCTGCGGAGTCGCGTGACCAACCACTGGATGCGAATCGGAGAACGAGCAGCCAGCGACGGACGCTGGGCCGATGCTTACGACGGCTACTATCGCGCCGGCTGGGACATGGGTTGCGACGACCTGCACGTCTACGAAGACCTGTTGAGTAAATTGGCGGAAGCAGCCGAGCGGAGCGGCCAGGTGTCAAGAGCTGAATTAGCCCGGACCCATCTCGCCTGTCTGATCAATCGGTTGCGATAA
- the yajC gene encoding preprotein translocase subunit YajC — MVPIGNRIGLLAQDAVPVEGPQWQQILFNPIGMITILVVLFYVMVLLPERRNRNELTKRLAALKKNDRVVTVGGIHGTIVNITESDQVVIRVDENNNTRLHVNRSAVSRVISDDDDKSVKP, encoded by the coding sequence ATGGTCCCGATTGGGAATCGAATTGGATTGTTGGCCCAGGATGCGGTTCCCGTTGAGGGACCGCAATGGCAGCAAATCCTTTTTAACCCGATCGGTATGATCACGATTTTGGTTGTCCTTTTTTATGTGATGGTACTCCTTCCGGAGCGGCGCAATCGCAACGAGCTGACCAAGCGTCTGGCGGCTCTGAAAAAGAACGACCGCGTGGTCACCGTGGGCGGAATTCATGGGACGATCGTGAACATTACCGAATCGGACCAAGTAGTGATTCGCGTCGACGAGAACAACAACACGCGGCTGCACGTCAACCGCAGCGCGGTCTCGCGAGTGATTTCCGATGACGACGACAAAAGCGTCAAACCGTAG
- the surE gene encoding 5'/3'-nucleotidase SurE, whose protein sequence is MKVLLSNDDGIQAEGIQALKRALRRTMDVVVVAPETEQSECGHRVTTKRPLVVKQYGEAEYSVDGSPADCVRVGLLELAPETSLVISGMNHGGNVGADIWMSGTVAAAREGYLRGRCGIAVSQVRRRDILDDWDRSARFACEAIAFAIEESKLASTLWNINLPAVDTAAIPAMQCCQTDRTVLPLNYRKTADGYQFEADYHGRPRTPEADIDVCFGGRISISLLD, encoded by the coding sequence TTGAAAGTTCTGCTGAGCAACGACGACGGAATCCAAGCAGAGGGGATCCAGGCGTTAAAGAGGGCGCTGCGACGAACGATGGATGTCGTCGTGGTCGCTCCAGAAACGGAGCAGAGCGAATGCGGGCACCGCGTGACGACCAAGCGACCGTTGGTCGTAAAGCAATACGGTGAAGCCGAGTATTCGGTCGACGGTTCGCCCGCCGACTGTGTCAGGGTCGGATTGCTGGAACTCGCCCCCGAGACGTCGCTAGTGATTTCAGGAATGAACCACGGCGGCAACGTTGGTGCGGACATCTGGATGTCGGGGACTGTAGCAGCGGCCCGCGAAGGCTATCTGCGCGGTCGCTGTGGAATCGCCGTGTCACAGGTGCGACGACGGGATATCCTCGACGATTGGGATCGATCCGCAAGATTCGCCTGCGAAGCGATTGCGTTTGCGATCGAGGAGTCGAAGCTTGCGTCGACGCTTTGGAATATCAACCTTCCTGCCGTTGATACCGCAGCAATTCCCGCAATGCAATGCTGTCAAACCGACCGCACTGTCCTTCCACTAAACTATCGTAAAACGGCTGATGGTTACCAATTCGAAGCCGATTACCACGGGCGTCCGAGGACTCCCGAAGCGGACATCGACGTCTGTTTTGGTGGTCGAATATCGATCAGTCTGCTCGATTAG
- a CDS encoding PQQ-binding-like beta-propeller repeat protein, protein MQKPLLFRSLVVFAVVTFAIAGVHADDWSQFRGSSGNGIANVSQSPTRWSETENVVWKTPIAGKGWSSPVVADGKVWLTTAIEERATEEERIATLERLIDNPRRFGEFRLAKSITLRLIAIDMATGTQQLEIDLVHLDEPDPIHTINSYASPTPVIDGDNIYCHFGTFGTICVNRKTGAEVWRKILPLEHGVGPGSSPFIYKNALVLICDGMDLQYVTALDKSTGETLWRTDRPPLDAASGEQKKSYDTPIAIVDAAGREQLICMGSQWLVAYDPTDGSEIWKVRHGKGFSVVPRPVYGDGTVFISTGFGKPQLWAIRVDGSGDVTDTHVAWIEKKGIPAKPSPLLIDGELYVISDDGIASCFDAASGELVWKERVGGKYSASPLMAAGKIYLCSHEGKVTVLKPGRKYSELAENQLDGQLMASPAALGDYLLIRSDKALYRIAE, encoded by the coding sequence ATGCAAAAGCCTCTCTTGTTTCGCAGTTTGGTCGTATTTGCTGTCGTGACTTTCGCGATCGCTGGTGTTCATGCCGACGATTGGTCTCAGTTCCGTGGCTCCAGCGGTAACGGGATCGCAAACGTGTCGCAGTCGCCGACGCGGTGGAGTGAGACGGAGAACGTCGTTTGGAAAACTCCCATCGCCGGAAAGGGATGGTCCTCGCCGGTGGTTGCCGATGGCAAGGTTTGGCTGACCACCGCGATCGAAGAGCGTGCCACCGAAGAGGAGCGGATCGCGACGCTGGAGCGGTTGATCGACAATCCACGAAGATTTGGGGAGTTCCGTTTGGCGAAGTCGATCACGCTGCGATTGATCGCAATCGATATGGCGACCGGAACGCAGCAATTGGAGATCGATCTGGTCCACTTAGACGAACCCGATCCGATTCACACGATTAACAGTTATGCATCACCGACACCGGTGATCGATGGCGACAATATCTACTGTCACTTTGGAACGTTTGGCACGATTTGCGTCAATCGAAAAACGGGAGCCGAGGTTTGGCGAAAGATCTTGCCGTTGGAACATGGCGTCGGCCCCGGCAGCTCTCCATTTATCTACAAGAACGCGTTGGTCTTGATCTGCGACGGAATGGATCTGCAATACGTTACCGCGTTGGACAAATCCACTGGCGAAACGCTGTGGCGAACCGATCGTCCCCCGTTGGACGCGGCTTCGGGGGAACAGAAGAAATCGTACGATACGCCGATCGCGATCGTCGATGCTGCCGGTCGGGAACAATTGATTTGTATGGGATCGCAGTGGTTGGTGGCATACGACCCGACCGATGGTAGCGAGATCTGGAAGGTACGCCACGGCAAAGGGTTTTCGGTTGTGCCGCGTCCCGTTTACGGCGACGGAACCGTCTTCATTTCGACCGGATTTGGAAAGCCGCAGTTGTGGGCGATCCGAGTCGATGGCAGCGGTGACGTCACCGATACGCATGTCGCGTGGATCGAAAAGAAAGGGATCCCCGCCAAGCCTTCGCCGCTGTTGATCGATGGCGAGTTGTACGTGATCAGCGACGATGGGATCGCCAGTTGCTTCGATGCCGCCAGCGGCGAATTGGTATGGAAGGAGCGTGTTGGTGGCAAATATTCAGCGTCTCCACTGATGGCCGCAGGCAAGATCTATCTGTGCAGTCACGAGGGAAAGGTCACTGTCTTGAAACCGGGCCGGAAATATTCGGAGCTGGCTGAAAATCAGCTCGACGGGCAACTGATGGCCTCTCCCGCAGCGCTCGGCGATTATCTGCTGATTCGGTCCGACAAGGCGCTCTACCGCATCGCCGAATAA
- a CDS encoding AAA family ATPase, translating into MEKVVLGKPEVVRSLLIALLAGEHVLLDDVPGVGKTLAAKALARSLDGVFTRVQFTPDLLPSDIVGSNLYRTDLHEFEFNQGPVFANVVLADEINRAPPRTQSALLEAMSEGQVSIDGTTRPLPKPFTVVATQNPIEFEGTYRLPESQLDRFLLRTSVGYPQLDVERDVLRSHCDGEPVEQLSPVVSCEEVLQSQEAVRKVRFEDSLISYLLAVVDATRQSEDLQVGVSTRAALSYFRGCQARAVCMERDYVVPDDIKSLAVPVLSHRVVLKDTFMTGDRLRAEQVVHEILHRVTVPV; encoded by the coding sequence ATGGAGAAAGTGGTCCTCGGCAAGCCCGAGGTCGTGCGATCGCTTTTGATCGCACTGCTTGCGGGAGAGCACGTCTTGTTGGACGACGTTCCGGGAGTCGGCAAGACGTTGGCTGCCAAAGCGCTCGCGCGAAGCCTGGACGGCGTCTTTACGCGTGTGCAATTCACGCCCGATCTGCTGCCCAGCGACATCGTCGGCAGCAATCTGTATCGCACCGACCTGCACGAATTTGAGTTCAATCAGGGGCCGGTTTTCGCCAACGTGGTATTGGCTGATGAGATCAACCGAGCTCCACCCCGAACGCAGAGTGCGCTGCTGGAAGCGATGAGCGAAGGTCAGGTCTCGATCGACGGAACGACGCGGCCGCTGCCTAAACCATTCACCGTGGTTGCGACGCAGAATCCTATCGAGTTCGAAGGGACGTACCGGTTGCCCGAAAGCCAATTGGACCGCTTTCTCTTGCGGACCAGTGTCGGATACCCGCAGCTTGATGTCGAAAGGGACGTGTTGCGTTCGCATTGCGACGGCGAACCGGTAGAACAATTGTCACCGGTGGTGTCCTGCGAAGAGGTTTTGCAGAGTCAGGAAGCTGTGCGGAAAGTTCGGTTCGAAGACTCGTTAATTTCGTACCTGCTGGCAGTCGTCGATGCAACGCGGCAGAGCGAAGATCTGCAGGTGGGAGTCAGTACGCGGGCTGCCCTTAGTTATTTCCGCGGCTGCCAGGCGCGAGCTGTCTGCATGGAACGCGACTATGTGGTTCCCGATGACATCAAATCGCTTGCCGTTCCCGTGCTGTCGCATCGTGTGGTTCTGAAGGACACCTTTATGACCGGCGATCGCTTGCGGGCTGAACAGGTCGTCCACGAGATCTTGCACCGCGTGACGGTTCCGGTCTGA